The following proteins are co-located in the Neodiprion virginianus isolate iyNeoVirg1 chromosome 6, iyNeoVirg1.1, whole genome shotgun sequence genome:
- the LOC124307358 gene encoding acyl-CoA:lysophosphatidylglycerol acyltransferase 1-like isoform X2, which produces MTNENNTLFNNAVHLVKCIVRTSFVILNNAYCIPTYVVWMMLLFPIKLYQPQVYWRIEGLFFHWLLAMVSTWTWSAGYDIIEHGDDIQRITSDRTLVIANHQSTGDVPILMTTFNAKPNVLPNLMWIMDRIFKFTNFGIVSILHQDFFIVSGRDKRGESLQQLEKHLRTSYIPPGRKWMVLFPEGGFLRKRRETSQRYAKKNNLPILEYVTLPRVGAMQTIYNVVGPTQNNNSIDHQLNNRSNMTVAKPELSWVLDITIAYPQGKPIDLPTIVTGSRPPCDTVLFYRVYPSSQVPKEPELLTKWLYDRWVEKEALLENFYKYGTFPQAPGTPQNGSKIQQDPLRFLVLHLFFITSSYIHYNMLAYVWSCIW; this is translated from the exons ATGACTAACgaaaataatac ATTATTTAACAATGCAGTACATTTGGTAAAATGCATTGTGCGTACCAGTTTTGTTATACTAAACAACGCCTACTGCATACCAACGTATGTTGTATGGATGATGTTACTATTCCCAATAAAATTATACCAGCCCCAAGTTTATTGGCGGATAGAAGGGCTTTTTTTCCATTGGCTGCTGGCGATGGTCTCAACATGGACTTGGTCAGCCGGTTATGACA TAATTGAACATGGTGATGACATACAGAGGATCACAAGTGACAGAACATTAGTCATTGCAAATCACCAAAGTACCGGGGATGTTCCTATACTGATGACAACTTTCAACGCAAAGCCAAATGTGCTGCCAAATCTCATGTGGATTATGGACAGGATATTCAAGTTCACTAATTTTGGCATCGTTTCCATTTTACatcaagatttttttatcgtttcg GGTCGCGACAAGCGAGGAGAAAGTTTGCAACAATTGGAGAAGCACTTGAGGACTTCTTACATACCGCCTGGCAGGAAATGGATGGTTTTGTTCCCTGAAGGAGGTTTTTTACGTAAAAGGCGTGAGACATCACAAAGAtatgcaaagaaaaataatctgcCGATTTTGGAATATGTGACGTTGCCAAGAGTTGGAGCTATGCAAACGATATACAATGTCGTTGGTCCTACACAAAACAACAATTCTATTGATCACCAGCTAAACAACAGatcaa ATATGACTGTAGCTAAACCAGAACTAAGTTGGGTCTTGGATATAACCATAGCTTATCCTCAGGGTAAACCAATAGATCTACCAACAATTGTGACTGGTTCCAGACCACCTTGTGATACGGTACTCTTTTACAGAGTATATCCCAGTTCGCAG gTACCAAAAGAGCCGGAATTACTCACAAAATGGCTCTATGATAGATGGGTGGAAAAAGAGGCACTTTTGgagaatttttacaaatacgGAACGTTTCCTCAAGCCCCTGGAACACCACAAAATGGATCGAAAATTCAACAAGATCCCTTGCGTTTTCTAGTCctacatttgtttttcataacTTCTAGTTATATTCACTACAATATGCTAGCGTATGTGTGGTCCTGCATCTGGTAA
- the LOC124307358 gene encoding acyl-CoA:lysophosphatidylglycerol acyltransferase 1-like isoform X1 — protein sequence MSGRESSTAIRLFNNAVHLVKCIVRTSFVILNNAYCIPTYVVWMMLLFPIKLYQPQVYWRIEGLFFHWLLAMVSTWTWSAGYDIIEHGDDIQRITSDRTLVIANHQSTGDVPILMTTFNAKPNVLPNLMWIMDRIFKFTNFGIVSILHQDFFIVSGRDKRGESLQQLEKHLRTSYIPPGRKWMVLFPEGGFLRKRRETSQRYAKKNNLPILEYVTLPRVGAMQTIYNVVGPTQNNNSIDHQLNNRSNMTVAKPELSWVLDITIAYPQGKPIDLPTIVTGSRPPCDTVLFYRVYPSSQVPKEPELLTKWLYDRWVEKEALLENFYKYGTFPQAPGTPQNGSKIQQDPLRFLVLHLFFITSSYIHYNMLAYVWSCIW from the exons ATGTCCGGCCGCGAGAGCTCAACTGCTATTAG ATTATTTAACAATGCAGTACATTTGGTAAAATGCATTGTGCGTACCAGTTTTGTTATACTAAACAACGCCTACTGCATACCAACGTATGTTGTATGGATGATGTTACTATTCCCAATAAAATTATACCAGCCCCAAGTTTATTGGCGGATAGAAGGGCTTTTTTTCCATTGGCTGCTGGCGATGGTCTCAACATGGACTTGGTCAGCCGGTTATGACA TAATTGAACATGGTGATGACATACAGAGGATCACAAGTGACAGAACATTAGTCATTGCAAATCACCAAAGTACCGGGGATGTTCCTATACTGATGACAACTTTCAACGCAAAGCCAAATGTGCTGCCAAATCTCATGTGGATTATGGACAGGATATTCAAGTTCACTAATTTTGGCATCGTTTCCATTTTACatcaagatttttttatcgtttcg GGTCGCGACAAGCGAGGAGAAAGTTTGCAACAATTGGAGAAGCACTTGAGGACTTCTTACATACCGCCTGGCAGGAAATGGATGGTTTTGTTCCCTGAAGGAGGTTTTTTACGTAAAAGGCGTGAGACATCACAAAGAtatgcaaagaaaaataatctgcCGATTTTGGAATATGTGACGTTGCCAAGAGTTGGAGCTATGCAAACGATATACAATGTCGTTGGTCCTACACAAAACAACAATTCTATTGATCACCAGCTAAACAACAGatcaa ATATGACTGTAGCTAAACCAGAACTAAGTTGGGTCTTGGATATAACCATAGCTTATCCTCAGGGTAAACCAATAGATCTACCAACAATTGTGACTGGTTCCAGACCACCTTGTGATACGGTACTCTTTTACAGAGTATATCCCAGTTCGCAG gTACCAAAAGAGCCGGAATTACTCACAAAATGGCTCTATGATAGATGGGTGGAAAAAGAGGCACTTTTGgagaatttttacaaatacgGAACGTTTCCTCAAGCCCCTGGAACACCACAAAATGGATCGAAAATTCAACAAGATCCCTTGCGTTTTCTAGTCctacatttgtttttcataacTTCTAGTTATATTCACTACAATATGCTAGCGTATGTGTGGTCCTGCATCTGGTAA